GTGCTTATCCAGGAGATAACAAAGAGGTTTGGTGCTCACCAGCAGTGATGCAACAGTGTGGACACCAGTTGTCACTTTGTAGACATGCTGCAAACTCCCTTAAGTAAAGGTAAGGAGGAGGGGAATGAAGGGCAACCAACCAGCAGTTCTGTGGTTTGTAGGATTTCATCTCCAAGGGAAAGCACCCAATGCAATTCAAAGCCTCCCTGTGGGCTACCTCATTATACAGTAGGTGGAAGCTGTGCTGTTTTATCTCACAAAGCAAGTCAAAGGACACCTACGTGCTAAGCAAATACACTATCAAACCTGGCAGGGCCATCCTTGCACATACATCCGGTTAACAGGAGAAATATGGGGTTTGGGCTTCAGAATCTCTTAAAGCAGCTGGTCCCACAGCACTTGACATTGCACGTGTGCACAGCAATATGATATAGAAAGATCCTTCACTGAACGTggaatacaaaaatgaaaatactggcTTGATTGTACCAGTCAAATCGCTGGTTACTCTCCCCCTCTGTACATCACTAAAACGGACACTGGTAACAGCCAGAAAAAGTCACATTCCAGCTTTGATATACACAGGTGATGACCACCTCCCTTACAGCTTTACTGACTACTTTtgggaaggcaggaggggatACGTCtcaaagaaatgctgaagatcAGCAGGAACATATTTTAATAACCAAGGGCTGCAAATGAAAGTCACCAGCAGTAGCATTCAAGGatagctgtattttttccaagtcaCGCTGCATTCCGTCCCCAGGCCCCACACAACTCCTCTGTGCATTCATAGCAGCGCACCGGAAAAACTCATCAATGTGGAAAAAAGCCAGAGAGTATATATGCTGCTTTAGAATTTGTGTAAAATGCAAGTCACAGGAGTTCAGGATATTTCCACTGCAGGATAAAAGGGACACTTTGTAATGAAGTGGGCAGAAGCAGGTATAGACCACTACATATAACTGCCCTCCTATCACAGCTGGGGGCAATTTGGTGAGGATGAACTCTAACACAGAATAGTTTGTGTTGCTGGTAGCTTGAGGCTACTGATGGCATCCCTGCTGACCTCTGCTTGACGCAGTCTGGCACGCAGGCAGACTGTTTATGAAATCTCTCCTGAACACTGATGAATAAAACTaagtcctaaaaaaaaataaatgaaaaacaaaactaattcaTCAACTGGCACATCAGAACATTTGCATATGCATCAAGTCGCAGGCTGCTTGCATGCAAGTCATCACCTTTGTTCGCTTTGGATGCTGGTCTGCCATCCCATGAGGCCAGGCTGCCTGGCTGTGCATATGGGTTTCTTGTTAAGTGTGTGGTTAAATGGCCTACCACAACCTCCCCTTCCAGCAAAGCACTGTATAGCCTGCCTTTAGCAGTATGCACAGCTAGGATCTGGGGCTTTGAAGACAGAAAGTGGTATCTTCTCATCTTAGTTTACTTGCTGATCTTACTTTAGACAGCTTGgggtggtaaaaaaaaaaaaaaaaaaaaaaggattcattTTTACCATGCATGACCACCTcaaacctgtttttctttgtatgtaaaTGTAGGTAATTGAGAAGATTTACAAAGAAAGCTCAAGAATAATAGTAAATTTTGTAACAGTGAGtagcaagaaaaagaagtgcCCAAGACAACTTAAGTTTTACTGTAGccctcttgttttcttctgcagcaaatatttatattagcTCTTAAGAAGGTAGGCTGCAGACACACAGCCAGAGACTCACATTACATATAATTATGTCAGTCTCTTACAACAACACTGAATACTTATAAGTATGTAGCTGATATTAATTACaaagatttactttttaaagcacCTCCAGATATAAATAGTACGTTTTAATGGGCCAAGTTGTCTATACATTTTCTCTATTGTTATGCTGACAAAAAGCAGCACTAGCCCTTATTGTTggatataaaaagaaaaccctaGCATTCTTCACACACTTGCTATAGGCAATactattttctcagaaataaaatttcaaagctATTTGTCTTAAAACATCAATAAATCAAAGCCTTAGATTTTTAGTATGAAGAGAACATCTTCTAAATTTCTAGATAGACTGCAGTTTTTCACTTATATCGTAagctcacagcagagctgaaagTAAATGAAACCATAGCCCTCCAGAAGAGGGGGAGCCACCACAAACATGGGGTGATCCATCCCATAGATACCCCACCACAAGCTGCAGGCACCAATTTGATTTTGCCAATTTCACAGCAAGACTGGAAGTGAACTCACTTGAAGCAAGGTAAACATTTTGACTGAGAAACGTTAAGTATCCCTTTAAACATCAactgttttttggttttacaCCAGGTTGCTGTTGAAACAAAGTACTCCTGCACCTGAGAGGACCAAAGCATTCATAGCATATCTAGACAGCGCTTCTATCAAAACAGTTTGTTCTCATCTAGTAGTTTCAAGTGCTTAAAACACAACCTGTAATGTTCCAACCCATCATTAGATGAGCATTTTATCTGCCACACCTTGTCTCTGGGAGCCAGGCCTCCCAAAGATGGCCTCCTCACTTCAGAGCTCTGAATTAGTCACCACTGATAAATTCCATCCCCTCCAGTTAGGTCTTACAAAATAACTCTGACACCACTCCTCAACTACACTACTCAGCCCTCGTAACTCAACCCAGTTGAGTTGTGCCTCCTCAGctccaagaaagaagaaatatttcaggaatTACTGTGTTCCTTGCCTTATCCCTCTGGGGTTaaggagcagaaagcaaatgcagCTCTACAGATCACACTTTTATCCCCACTTTTCAAAGCAACGCCAAGATTTGGTTGATcctatttcttccattttgttctGCTTGAGCCTCCATGGCTCCACTCGAGCTGCTtgcctagaaagaaaaaatgacactCGCCCATCAGATAGGATCCCTCCAGTTAAACCTGTTCCAAGTTTTTTGTCATTATCCGTCATCCAAACGgtggaaataaaaatctcctCAGCATACTGCTACAGAGAGCTAGCGAAAGCACAAAATCAGAAGGCTTCATAAAAGACAACAGCAGAACCAGCCACAAAGTCCTGGCACACGTGCAACTGAAACACATTCTGAACCTATCCCCCCCAAAACGCAATTCACGTTTAACGGGgcattttgttgtttctccAGCACCTTTTTTCAATTAAATCTCGAACACCACATTCGCTCCTGACGTTGTTACTGAAACAGCGCCGCGGCTGTTccggggggctcggcgggggcCCGGGGCTGGGTCTCTCCCGTGCCGAGCCGCCGCCTTTGTGCGAggccggggccgtgctgccGCCCCGAGGGGCCGGGGGTCCCGCGGGGGTCCCGCGGCCGCTCCCGGGCCGTTGCCATGTGCGaggcggcggccgggcggcgCCCCGCCCTCCCGCCCCGAGCATgagaaagaggggaggggaggggagggacgCGCAGGCAGAAAGAGGGGgtttttgtgaaaagaaaaaaaaaaaaaatacaaaggggATAAAACACAAAGCCGGCTTCCTGCGCGGGGCGCGGCGGAGGAGCGGGGCCGCGCCCGGCAGACAAAGGcagcgccccccgcccgccccgcggcACTCACCGGCCGAGCCCGAGGCTCCTCGCTTGCGGGCCGCGGGGGGCTccgccgggggctgctcccggGCGGGGGACGGCGTGCTGGCGgcggaggacgaggaggaggcggcggccgcggggctccAGCCGGGCTGCGGCGGCtcgggggcggcggggcggggcggctcGGCGGGGCCGCTGGGCtccggctgctgctgcggcggcgGCCGCTCGGGCAGGGctgcggcgggcggcggggccggcttCCTCTCCATCACCTCCAGCTGCTCGTCGAagtcctcgtcctcctcctcctcctcctcctcgtcctcctcctgctccttctcgTCGTCCAGCACGAACTGGTAGTTGAACTGGGGCTGCTGCGGCCGCGGGGgcccggaggaggaggaggagaccAGGGGCGACTGGTCCAGCTCGTCCATGGCGCCGGGAGCGGGCGGAACAATGAGCGCGGcgcggctggggctgggctgggctgggctggggctggggctgtgccgcTGCCGGCTGCGGGCCCGGCCTCCCCGCCCTGGTGACTCACCGctgggggggcggcggggcgcggccgcccgcccccccgccccgcccggcggCTGAGCGACGTAGGCGGGAGCCAGTGGGAAGCGGCGGGGGCGCGGCTCGGCCAATGGGGCGCGGCCGCCTCATGCATATGCATGAAGGGGCGGGACCgggaccagccccagccccgcgctgCCGCCGAGGatgcggcggggccggggccggcccggAGCGAGCTACCCCCGTGCTCTGCAGTGCGGGGGAGCCGCTGGCTGGGCCGGAGcagcccggggccgggcgggctgCTGGGGGACTGCTGGGGGACGCGGCCTCAGCGCAGCGCTCGGTGCGGCCGGGAGGATGTGGGGCGGTGCTGGCGCCGCGCCGGCTGGGCGCAGCGCGGACATCTTGAGGCgaggcggccccgggggcgCCGGGCGCGGAGCCGCGCGTGGGGGCCCCGTGTGGGGGCCCCGAGGCAGCGCGGGGCTGGCGGCAGCCTCCCGGGGGTGCCTCGTTTCCAGTCGTAATTTGTTCGAGGCACGTCATTTTCCCGTTATTCCCTTCACTTTAAGCTGTTCTTTTCTCTGAATGTTCATTCCTGAGCTGTCTGAAGGGATGCACCTTGTCCATCCCTTGCCTCCCTCAGCCccgctggagcagctctgctgtcaccTTTCCCTTGCTCCCCCCAGCAGCCGGTGCCTGCGCCTGTTCCAGGCTCAGTTTGGGCCAGGTGGGTTTTTTAGAAGGATGTACAAAGACATGGATGTTCCCTACCTCTACCAGGCACATctagaaggaaaatggaaataatttttatagcagcagcaaaggcaacACCATGGGGATACAAAATTTCACAGCTGGTGAATAAGCACTTAACTAAAGACCTGTAAGGTCTTCAGacttcattcttcctttcttccccctaAGATTTTGTATCTTCTATCGACAAATTGTCCGTGTACATTTTCAAACCAGACCTTTTTACAGTGCTGTAAGGGAtgctgcagtggcagcaggatggatggatgcaattaaaataaatgtgttgtgAAACGTAAAACTTGGAAGTTTCAGTAGTGGCTAAATGCTATTCCTAGTTGTATTGTTACAGCCAGTGGACTTCATCAACAGAACTAAAGCCAGAAAGGGCCCAGGAAAATGAAGACataaacttttcttctttttacttaCCTATTGCTATATCTACCCTGTGTCCTACAGCAGCTGCCATGGTGCTGGTGCAAGCAAAGAAGATGTCAGCAATAGTGTGCTCCTCCTCCCAACTGGCCAATGCAGAGCACATGCGCAGGGGAAAGCGCTTGCTTCAGGGCAGCGTCGAGTCTCAGAACATTTTAACACTTTGAAAAAGATTAAACTGCATTAAGAAATTAGTAACAATCTGGTGATGATTTTTATCTATGAAAATACCAGGCCGGATTTAATGACTTTCCAGATGAATGTAAGTCTGTGATCTTCAGTGGCATTTTACCCCATTCACTGGTAGATGACTGagcctgaaatatttcataaaaggaaatttcagcttttctgcGTACTCATTTATTACATAATATGAAagtatactttttttaaaaaaattgtaaatctGCACTTTTTgtatagcaaataaaaatttgatTGAGTAAGCTCTTTACAATTTCAccagaaaatctcattttcacatCTCTTagttaaacaagaaaatggaaattttaacattccattaaaatatacttttaggCAACAAAGTACTTTTAATACTTCATAAAATTCTGAATGCAGACACAGTGCTGAAAGTAATTTTAACATATCTAGCCACAGTGATTTTTGGTCTTCTACAAGTAGGAAAAATCTATATATAATTCAGTTGATTTTATCAGAATGCTTGAAAGCAAATCCATCATCAgttaaagagaaatgaaagggatttttatttaGGGAAAGGAAGTGACTAAAGGTCTTGGAGGGAAACAGGAAGGGAGTTCCAGATAGCTTAGGCAAGTCAAATTAACAAGTGAGAGGGAAACACAGCTCTCCAGTACTGAACATACACCGCAAAATACCCTCTTAGctctcagaaaaaatattttactattctTACATGAAGATTGTCAGCAAGTAGGAGTACTTTGCAGATATTGAGCAAGCTAATTTACAGATTTTCATGAGATGTTTTCACATAGCAAACTTAGGAAGAAAACCATTCAGTTTGGTGTGTTTCTGAATGTCCACACAAGAGCTGACAATGGCCATGGACTAGCTGTATTTTCATCTGTCCACCATGACCTTCTACCTGACCTTACACAGAAGCAATATGGTATCACAGTATATCATCGACTAGGTGCATAATGGTGAGGGGACAAACGCCGTGTTATGCTGCGTCACAGCGGGTTCCAGCAGGAAAAACGTTTAGTCTCAAGTAGCAATTTAAAAACCTGGAGTTAACATTACAGCGACAGCTGGATTTCTGTCCCTCATTTTAAGCTCAAAATATGA
The nucleotide sequence above comes from Aythya fuligula isolate bAytFul2 chromosome 3, bAytFul2.pri, whole genome shotgun sequence. Encoded proteins:
- the LOC116487087 gene encoding LOW QUALITY PROTEIN: reticulon-4-like (The sequence of the model RefSeq protein was modified relative to this genomic sequence to represent the inferred CDS: inserted 2 bases in 1 codon); the encoded protein is MDELDQSPLVSSSSSGPPRPQQPQFNYQFVLDDEKEQEEDEEEEEEEDEDFDEQLEVMERKPAPPPAAALPERPPPQQQPEPSGPAEPPRPAAPEPPQPGWSPAAAASSSSSAASTPSPAREQPPAEPPAXPASEEPRARPPKFWLVCCEEVAFPVPSSSLLPPDGKDVDLAEHSIQEPGYLAEAMQSSFS